One Salminus brasiliensis chromosome 5, fSalBra1.hap2, whole genome shotgun sequence DNA segment encodes these proteins:
- the LOC140556660 gene encoding cell adhesion molecule CEACAM6-like — MDRTFLTTLALVLLTESVSAVVIIGPEEVLIEDKSSANLTCVGSGTNLTAEWRKDGQILSPSDRVQFSAENTSVLISPVRRTDSGEYRCTLSNTNSSNTAAYSLTVNYGPDVRMLGAARVEEGSDILLYCFADSFPFASVTWIINGETVRAALLYILEKSNHSNSGNYTCTAYNDITGLTGTAEHFITVTGKDIDSGLSPGVAAGITVAVICAVELLAVGLYFLIIHLK; from the exons ATGGACCGAACTTTTCTGACCACCCTGGCCCTCGTCCTGCTTACAG AGTCGGTGTCTGCTGTTGTCATCATCGGGCCTGAGGAGGTTCTGATTGAGGATAAAAGCTCGGCGAACCTCACCTGTGTAGGAAGCGGCACCAACCTCACTGCAGAGTGGAGGAAGGATGGCCAGATTCTGTCTCCCAGCGACAGAGTCCAGTTTTCAGCAGAGAACACCTCCGTACTGATCAGCCCAGTGAGGAGAACCGACAGTGGAGAGTACAGATGTACCCTCAGCAACACCAACAGCTCCAACACCGCTGCCTACAGCCTGACTGTCAACT atgggcCTGATGTGAGGATGCTGGGTGCAGCCCGTGTGGAGGAAGGATCTGATATTCTGCTCTACTGCTTCGCTGATTCTTTCCCCTTTGCCTCTGTTACATGGATAATTAATGGCGAAACTGTCAGAGCCGCTCTGCTGTATATCTTAGAGAAAAGTAACCATAGCAACAGTGGAAACTACACCTGCACTGCATATAATGACATCACCGGACTTACAGGGACAGCAGAGCacttcatcactgtcacag gtaaagACATAGACTCAGGACTCAGTCCCGGTGTTGCAGCCGGGATCACAGTAGCTGTTATTTGTGCGGTGGAGCTTTTGGCTGTGGGACTGTACTTCCTCATAATCCACTTAAAGTAA
- the fdps gene encoding farnesyl pyrophosphate synthase, with the protein MGDCNGIQLSDPQLFDRQFEKLVCELTEQDITDPVLTDALNRLREILRYNAPGGKRNRGLSVIGSLREFVPASKLTPEEVERALLVGWCIELLQAFFLVADDIMDASLTRRGQPCWYKKEGIGLDAINDAFLLEGSIYRILRRHCRGQPYYVHLLELFTETSFQTELGQALDLMTAPPHKVDLDRFTVERYKAIVKYKTAFYSFYLPVAAAMYMAGIDSEVEHSNAKHILLEMGEFFQIQDDYLDCYGDPAVTGKIGTDIQDNKCSWLVVTALGIMTPEQRAELQVCYGQSDAESVERVKALYDSLEMPLRYHQYEEESYLRLQNLIQQHAQNLPHAVFLNFAKKIYKRNK; encoded by the exons ATG GGAGACTGCAACGGCATCCAGCTGTCGGACCCCCAGCTTTTCGACAGACAGTTTGAGAAGCTGGTGTGCGAGCTGACCGAGCAGGACATCACTGACCCGGTCCTCACCGACGCCCTGAACAGACTCCGGGAG ATTTTACGGTACAACGCTCCAGGAGGCAAGAGGAACCGGGGCTTGTCTGTGATTGGCTCGCTGCGGGAATTTGTCCCAGCCTCCAAGCTGACACCTGAGGAAGTGGAGCGCGCCCTGCTGGTCGGATGGTGCATTGAGCTG cTCCAGGCGTTCTTCTTGGTAGCAGATGATATTATGGATGCGTCTTTAACGCGGAGGGGTCAGCCGTGCTGGTACAAGAAG GAAGGCATCGGGCTGGACGCCATTAACGACGCTTTTCTTCTGGAGGGGTCCATCTACCGCATTCTGCGCAGGCACTGCAGAGGGCAGCCCTACTACGTCCATCTACTGGAGCTTTTCACAGAG ACATCGTTCCAGACCGAGCTGGGCCAGGCACTGGACCTGATGACCGCTCCCCCACACAAAGTGGACTTGGACCGCTTTACCGTAGAGAG GTATAAAGCCATAGTGAAGTATAAGACTGCCTTCTACTCCTTTTACCTGCCGGTGGCTGCAGCCATGTACATG GCAGGAATCGACAGTGAGGTCGAGCACAGCAATGCTAAACACATCTTACTGGAAATGGGGGAGTTTTTTCAGATTCAg GACGACTACCTGGACTGCTACGGTGACCCAGCAGTGACCGGTAAGATCGGCACTGACATCCAAGACAACAAGTGCAGCTGGCTGGTGGTAACGGCACTGGGCATCATGACCCCAGAGCAGAGGGCGGAGCTACAG GTGTGTTACGGGCAGAGCGATGCTGAGAGTGTGGAGCGAGTGAAGGCTCTCTACGACTCTCTGGAAATGCCGCTGCGGTACCACCAGTACGAGGAGGAGAGCTACCTGCGCCTCCAGAACCTCATCCAGCAGCACGCGCAGAACCTCCCCCACGCCGTCTTCCTCAACTTCGCCAAGAAAATCTACAAGAGGAACAAGTGA
- the rusc1 gene encoding uncharacterized protein rusc1 isoform X4: MHSSRPSVPPRPRRFDHGRRTEAQKPLNHKEKSSVSNVSSSPRRVTRGPPEPSRLKSLGPRSTVTQSKLARQQKNGAQPVPGNPKPKVGHAAPNNLGPAVVDPNCNEPGLPCLCCDGHSLQDSNSLFNHNHNNNNTVAIRQRLKLASPPRKGKEDEKKPEIGRKANSKPEEEQPVAAPVASLMGDEEEENGNAEQQVQAALKDEEAGVNQKGKVDENGNDDHDDAPADVVVDGGVVNDVVDDENAAAVADDDDDDDDDEDDNTLVPSCCDCPASMLDFSLTSSTSSSSTSISSCSDLESDCPDTFSVSLQEQEQEQEQEQEQEQEQEQEQEQEQEQEQEQEQEQEQEQEQEQEQEQEQEQEHSPGSHSNVFQGCTLPLDLSTSVRPPPSPCSPDEGYPSAPLSPSSDFTESKGPEDDKGIKVDLLNFLDSIDELGKVDRFYRIVQVARWELEGDLDLRDRLVHQERLEKVNKQVRLVHLERLQEAGLDFDEEDLSGVLDEMGNIDLSWKLYKSDQSSDSQEYSDAGVDMTAPSDLDEPSAPDSLAPSPVEPPPRPPKPPARHISAQPELHTYMNISGNTPSVSSASSPVKSFSLSVSSAAPNPPALPPPPSQPVPYFTLYSDSPSFPSPTPPIPPPRRRHKARLEAQRLAELAAKEKMPQSLPAPTSRPPPLPPPPAVQPSPPAIPPPPSLPPPPSFHALDVEIRKLLALAGITQAELLRLSPELGVCVDGVLEEGEMSETVSKTNEEPQEDVGQESDFTWRDELREGDKSGKGVNELDAVNKEETSVGEIKEGSKDAFRTTSFTEMARRRKRNGGSSNSSCSYGSGDNASVASDSYYSTDISNKPLANASFGHFDYASVIPDSPPPPPPPRPLPPRPQILSNPPELPPVKPCTLLANASRPDRFDWLIAFTPDTETPPPDVKKSTEAVPQKASSGPRVTTFKELRNRGKQVSPPSQVQPDPEPTVVTPDPDFLYNLKWRREKADGDGSQWEYTSQAQATFLQPPPTPASLALFREMRHLNFQGDASLDQNTVQPNPRLASRQEFSELTDDQKGGRKGVEVEKAEVRGMADGGRTLESRTRVSSPPLSLAFPDPLPSSPYYLHSTPPSQPPLFYRSDFYRSQSKALPFPQVSRIPTDSIRDTYPDSLYRCPENVSDSFFCRHKNPFSANASSNSGGIIDSLYQYSQYSDRKAKLHSYGKDSCHASSFTSADASCYDSNCNVDSLYCDNKYKAKTLTFADFPQPDVSTFSDGNTTPYKNIDMINLINAGKLSGLSEAGAKAGAKAGAKEGAKEGPSWLHSSYRKAGVADSSDGDAKMLENKAQMFPTLFLYHPKNCPMHKGAPPRLSPIGAISPPLRAGSLSPGADVSRLSSPLFPRSHTLPALAAPLYYPYLYTPRAQAPLPEPRLHSQQRPSPPLSLIVRP; encoded by the exons ATGCACTCGTCCCGGCCCTCTGTTCCTCCGAGGCCACGTCGATTTGACCATGGCAGGCGCACCGAAGCGCAGAAACCACTCAACCACAAGGAAAAAAGCAGCGTCAGCAACGTTTCCTCCTCCCCTCGCCGCGTCACTCGAGGACCTCCCGAGCCTTCCCGGTTAAAGAGCCTAGGTCCGCGTTCCACGGTGACCCAGTCCAAACTGGCCCGGCAGCAGAAGAACGGTGCCCAACCCGTGCCGGGAAACCCCAAACCAAAGGTGGGACATGCCGCACCGAACAACCTGGGCCCGGCCGTGGTGGATCCAAACTGTAATGAACCCGGCCTGCCTTGCCTGTGCTGCGATGGCCACTCGCTTCAGGATAGCAATAGCCTGTTCAATCACaaccataacaacaacaacactgtagCCATCAGGCAACGGCTAAAGCTAGCATCTCCACCTCGGAAGGGCAAGGAGGACGAGAAGAAGCCAGAAATTGGAAGGAAAGCCAACAGTAAGCCAGAGGAGGAGCAGCCAGTGGCGGCTCCCGTGGCCTCCCTGATGGGagatgaagaggaggaaaatggCAACGCAGAGCAACAGGTTCAAGCTGCTCTCAAGGATGAAGAAGCTGGTGTCAATCAGAAAGGTAAAGTAGACGAAAATGGAAACGATGATCACGATGACGCTCCTGCTGATGTGGTTGTTGATGGTGGCGTGGTTAACGATGTGGTTGATGACGagaatgctgctgctgttgctgacgatgatgatgacgacgacGATGATGAGGACGACAACACCCTTGTACCTTCCTGCTGCGACTGTCCGGCATCCATGCTGGACTTCTCTCTCACCTCTTCTACCTCCTCTTcatccacctccatcagcagctgctCAGATCTGGAGTCTGATTGCCCTGATACGTTTTCAGTGTCGCTGCAGGAGCAAGAGCAGGAGCAAGAGCAGGAGcaagagcaggagcaggagcaagagcaagagcaagagcaagagcagGAGCAAGAGCAggagcaagagcaagagcaagagcaagagcaggagcaggagcaagagcaagagcaggagcaggagcaggagcattCCCCGGGGTCCCACTCCAATGTTTTCCAGGGTTGCACCCTGCCCCTGGACCTTAGCACTTCCGTGAGACCACCACCATCTCCGTGCTCCCCCGATGAGGGTTACCCTTCGGCTCCCTTATCTCCCTCTTCCGACTTCACAGAGAGCAAGGGACCTGAGGACGACAAGGGCATCAAAGTGGATCTTCTGAACTTTCTTGACTCCATAGATGAACTGGGAAAAGTGGATCGCTTCTATCGAATTGTTCAGGTGGCACGTTGGGAGCTTGAAGGTGACCTGGACCTGAGGGACAGGCTGGTTCACCAGGAAAGGCTGGAGAAAGTGAACAAGCAGGTGAGACTTGTCCACCTGGAAAGGCTTCAGGAGGCTGGCCTTGATTTTGATGAGGAAGATCTTTCTGGTGTGCTGGATGAAATGGGCAATATCGACCTTTCCTGGAAGCTGTACAAGAGTGACCAGTCAAGCGATTCCCAGGAATACAGTGACGCAGGGGTGGATATGACAGCCCCGTCTGATCTCGATGAACCTTCGGCCCCAGACTCCCTTGCGCCATCTCCTGTGGAGCCTCCTCCGAGGCCACCAAAGCCTCCAGCGAGGCACATCAGCGCACAACCAGAGTTGCACACGTACATGAACATCAGCGGCAACACACCTTCGGTTTCCTCAGCCTCCTCCCCAGTCAAGTCCTTCAGTCTCTCGGTTTCGTCTGCGGCACCGAACCCCCCTGCGTTGCCCCCTCCGCCATCCCAGCCTGTCCCTTACTTCACCCTGTATTCCGATTCACCCTCCTTCCCTTCTCCTACTCCGCCTATTCCGCCTCCCAGAAGGCGCCACAAAGCCCGCTTGGAGGCCCAGAGGCTTGCGGAACTTGCGGCCAAAGAGAAGATGCCCCAATCTCTTCCTGCTCCGACCTCCAGACCCCCACCGCTACCACCGCCACCAGCCGTCCAGCCATCTCCTCCCGCCATTCCTCCTCCGCCGTCACTCCCGCCTCCTCCATCGTTCCACGCTCTGGACGTGGAGATCCGCAAGCTGCTGGCACTGGCGGGGATTACTCAGGCTGAGCTGCTGAGGCTAAGCCCAGAGTTGGGGGTTTGCGTGGATGGCGTATTGGAGGAGGGAGAGATGTCCGAGACCGTCTCGAAGACAAACGAAGAGCCGCAAGAGGATGTGGGCCAGGAGAGCGATTTCACCTGGAGGGATGAGCTGAGGGAAGGAGACAAGTCTGGGAAAGGTGTGAACGAATTAGACGCAGTCAATAAAGAAGAAACGTCTGTGGGCGAAATTAAAGAAGGGAGCAAGGACGCCTTCAGAACAACGTCCTTCACCGAGATGGCTAGGCGCCGCAAGCGAAATGGAGGTAGCAGTAACTCGAGCTGCAGCTACGGTTCCGGGGATAATGCTAGCGTGGCTTCTGACTCATATTACAGCACTGATATTAGCAATAAACCGCTCGCTAATGCCAGCTTTGGCCATTTTGATTATGCCTCAGTGATACCTGACTCCCCTCCACCTCCGCCCCCTCCTCGGCCTCTACCGCCACGGCCGCAGATATTGTCCAATCCCCCTGAGCTTCCCCCTGTAAAGCCATGCACTCTCCTGGCCAATGCGTCCAGGCCTGATAGATTCGACTGGCTGATAGCCTTTACCCCAGACACAGAGACTCCACCTCCAGATGTTAAAAAGTCTACTGAAGCCGTCCCCCAAAAAGCAAGTTCCGGTCCGAGAGTCACTACATTTAAGGAACTGCGAAACAGAGGCAAACAGGTTTCCCCACCATCCCAAGTCCAACCAGACCCCGAACCAACGGTCGTCACCCCAGACCCAGATTTCCTGTACAACCTCAagtggaggagagagaaggCAGATGGGGATGGATCGCAGTGGGAGTACACCTCCCAAGCACAAGCCACTTTCCTCCAGCCACCGCCTACACCCGCTTCGTTGGCCCTGTTTAGGGAAATGCGCCACTTGAACTTTCAAGGAGACGCCTCCCTGGATCAAAATACTGTGCAGCCGAATCCTCGTTTGGCCAGTAGGCAGGAGTTCAGCGAGCTCACCGATGACCAAAAAGGAGGCCGCAAGGGGGTCGAAGTGGAAAAGGCGGAGGTCAGAGGAATGGCCGATGGCGGACGAACGCTGGAATCAAGAACAAGAG TATCCTCACCTCCTCTGTCTTTAGCCTTTCCCGATCCGTTACCCTCCTCTCCCTACTACCTCCACTCCACCCCTCCTTCCCAGCCGCCCTTGTTTTACCGCTCCGACTTTTACCGGAGCCAGTCCAAAGCCCTTCCTTTCCCACAAGTCTCCAGGATTCCCACCGACTCCATTCGAGACACCTACCCCGACTCGCTGTACCGCTGCCCCGAAAACGTCAGCGACTCGTTCTTCTGCCGCCATAAGAACCCGTTCAGCGCTAACGCTAGCAGCAATTCGGGCGGCATCATAGATTCCCTATACCAGTACTCGCAGTATTCTGACAGGAAAGCTAAGCTCCACAGCTATGGAAAGGACTCCTGCCATGCTAGCAGCTTTACCTCAGCGGATGCTAGCTGCTATGACTCGAACTGCAACGTAGATTCGCTCTACTGCGACAACAAATACAAGGCAAAAACCTTGACGTTCGCCGACTTTCCCCAACCAGATGTTAGCACGTTCTCCGACGGCAACACCACCCCGTACAAAAACATCGACATGATCAATTTAATCAACGCCGGGAAGCTCAGCGGGTTGAGCGAAGCCGGCGCTAAAGCCGGCGCTAAAGCCGGCGCTAAAGAAGGAGCTAAGGAAGGCCCGTCCTGGTTgcacagcagctacaggaaggcCGGCGTCGCAGACAGTAGTGATGGTGACGCGAAAATGTTGGAAAACAAAGCCCAAATGTTTCCCACCCTCTTCCTCTACCACCCCAAGAACTGCCCCATGCACAAGGGCGCCCCCCCACGCTTGTCCCCAATCGGAGCTATCTCGCCCCCCCTCAGAGCTGGCTCTCTCTCCCCGGGTGCCGACGTGTCCCGCCTCTCCTCACCCCTTTTCCCCCGCAGTCACACCCTCCCTGCTCTTGCTGCCCCGCTCTATTACCCCTACCTTTACACCCCCCGCGCTCAGGCTCCTCTACCGGAGCCCAGACTCCACTCTCAGCAGCGTCCATCACCGCCGCTCTCTCTCA TAGTCAGGCCATAG
- the rusc1 gene encoding uncharacterized protein rusc1 isoform X3 has product MHSSRPSVPPRPRRFDHGRRTEAQKPLNHKEKSSVSNVSSSPRRVTRGPPEPSRLKSLGPRSTVTQSKLARQQKNGAQPVPGNPKPKVGHAAPNNLGPAVVDPNCNEPGLPCLCCDGHSLQDSNSLFNHNHNNNNTVAIRQRLKLASPPRKGKEDEKKPEIGRKANSKPEEEQPVAAPVASLMGDEEEENGNAEQQVQAALKDEEAGVNQKGKVDENGNDDHDDAPADVVVDGGVVNDVVDDENAAAVADDDDDDDDDEDDNTLVPSCCDCPASMLDFSLTSSTSSSSTSISSCSDLESDCPDTFSVSLQEQEQEQEQEQEQEQEQEQEQEQEQEQEQEQEQEQEQEQEQEQEQEQEQEQEHSPGSHSNVFQGCTLPLDLSTSVRPPPSPCSPDEGYPSAPLSPSSDFTESKGPEDDKGIKVDLLNFLDSIDELGKVDRFYRIVQVARWELEGDLDLRDRLVHQERLEKVNKQVRLVHLERLQEAGLDFDEEDLSGVLDEMGNIDLSWKLYKSDQSSDSQEYSDAGVDMTAPSDLDEPSAPDSLAPSPVEPPPRPPKPPARHISAQPELHTYMNISGNTPSVSSASSPVKSFSLSVSSAAPNPPALPPPPSQPVPYFTLYSDSPSFPSPTPPIPPPRRRHKARLEAQRLAELAAKEKMPQSLPAPTSRPPPLPPPPAVQPSPPAIPPPPSLPPPPSFHALDVEIRKLLALAGITQAELLRLSPELGVCVDGVLEEGEMSETVSKTNEEPQEDVGQESDFTWRDELREGDKSGKGVNELDAVNKEETSVGEIKEGSKDAFRTTSFTEMARRRKRNGGSSNSSCSYGSGDNASVASDSYYSTDISNKPLANASFGHFDYASVIPDSPPPPPPPRPLPPRPQILSNPPELPPVKPCTLLANASRPDRFDWLIAFTPDTETPPPDVKKSTEAVPQKASSGPRVTTFKELRNRGKQVSPPSQVQPDPEPTVVTPDPDFLYNLKWRREKADGDGSQWEYTSQAQATFLQPPPTPASLALFREMRHLNFQGDASLDQNTVQPNPRLASRQEFSELTDDQKGGRKGVEVEKAEVRGMADGGRTLESRTRVSSPPLSLAFPDPLPSSPYYLHSTPPSQPPLFYRSDFYRSQSKALPFPQVSRIPTDSIRDTYPDSLYRCPENVSDSFFCRHKNPFSANASSNSGGIIDSLYQYSQYSDRKAKLHSYGKDSCHASSFTSADASCYDSNCNVDSLYCDNKYKAKTLTFADFPQPDVSTFSDGNTTPYKNIDMINLINAGKLSGLSEAGAKAGAKAGAKEGAKEGPSWLHSSYRKAGVADSSDGDAKMLENKAQMFPTLFLYHPKNCPMHKGAPPRLSPIGAISPPLRAGSLSPGADVSRLSSPLFPRSHTLPALAAPLYYPYLYTPRAQAPLPEPRLHSQQRPSPPLSLSKAQISASFSSLLFLTPPHPLHFTLTVWLKTAGLLLHPECVPQQGHVWCLEVASGAS; this is encoded by the exons ATGCACTCGTCCCGGCCCTCTGTTCCTCCGAGGCCACGTCGATTTGACCATGGCAGGCGCACCGAAGCGCAGAAACCACTCAACCACAAGGAAAAAAGCAGCGTCAGCAACGTTTCCTCCTCCCCTCGCCGCGTCACTCGAGGACCTCCCGAGCCTTCCCGGTTAAAGAGCCTAGGTCCGCGTTCCACGGTGACCCAGTCCAAACTGGCCCGGCAGCAGAAGAACGGTGCCCAACCCGTGCCGGGAAACCCCAAACCAAAGGTGGGACATGCCGCACCGAACAACCTGGGCCCGGCCGTGGTGGATCCAAACTGTAATGAACCCGGCCTGCCTTGCCTGTGCTGCGATGGCCACTCGCTTCAGGATAGCAATAGCCTGTTCAATCACaaccataacaacaacaacactgtagCCATCAGGCAACGGCTAAAGCTAGCATCTCCACCTCGGAAGGGCAAGGAGGACGAGAAGAAGCCAGAAATTGGAAGGAAAGCCAACAGTAAGCCAGAGGAGGAGCAGCCAGTGGCGGCTCCCGTGGCCTCCCTGATGGGagatgaagaggaggaaaatggCAACGCAGAGCAACAGGTTCAAGCTGCTCTCAAGGATGAAGAAGCTGGTGTCAATCAGAAAGGTAAAGTAGACGAAAATGGAAACGATGATCACGATGACGCTCCTGCTGATGTGGTTGTTGATGGTGGCGTGGTTAACGATGTGGTTGATGACGagaatgctgctgctgttgctgacgatgatgatgacgacgacGATGATGAGGACGACAACACCCTTGTACCTTCCTGCTGCGACTGTCCGGCATCCATGCTGGACTTCTCTCTCACCTCTTCTACCTCCTCTTcatccacctccatcagcagctgctCAGATCTGGAGTCTGATTGCCCTGATACGTTTTCAGTGTCGCTGCAGGAGCAAGAGCAGGAGCAAGAGCAGGAGcaagagcaggagcaggagcaagagcaagagcaagagcaagagcagGAGCAAGAGCAggagcaagagcaagagcaagagcaagagcaggagcaggagcaagagcaagagcaggagcaggagcaggagcattCCCCGGGGTCCCACTCCAATGTTTTCCAGGGTTGCACCCTGCCCCTGGACCTTAGCACTTCCGTGAGACCACCACCATCTCCGTGCTCCCCCGATGAGGGTTACCCTTCGGCTCCCTTATCTCCCTCTTCCGACTTCACAGAGAGCAAGGGACCTGAGGACGACAAGGGCATCAAAGTGGATCTTCTGAACTTTCTTGACTCCATAGATGAACTGGGAAAAGTGGATCGCTTCTATCGAATTGTTCAGGTGGCACGTTGGGAGCTTGAAGGTGACCTGGACCTGAGGGACAGGCTGGTTCACCAGGAAAGGCTGGAGAAAGTGAACAAGCAGGTGAGACTTGTCCACCTGGAAAGGCTTCAGGAGGCTGGCCTTGATTTTGATGAGGAAGATCTTTCTGGTGTGCTGGATGAAATGGGCAATATCGACCTTTCCTGGAAGCTGTACAAGAGTGACCAGTCAAGCGATTCCCAGGAATACAGTGACGCAGGGGTGGATATGACAGCCCCGTCTGATCTCGATGAACCTTCGGCCCCAGACTCCCTTGCGCCATCTCCTGTGGAGCCTCCTCCGAGGCCACCAAAGCCTCCAGCGAGGCACATCAGCGCACAACCAGAGTTGCACACGTACATGAACATCAGCGGCAACACACCTTCGGTTTCCTCAGCCTCCTCCCCAGTCAAGTCCTTCAGTCTCTCGGTTTCGTCTGCGGCACCGAACCCCCCTGCGTTGCCCCCTCCGCCATCCCAGCCTGTCCCTTACTTCACCCTGTATTCCGATTCACCCTCCTTCCCTTCTCCTACTCCGCCTATTCCGCCTCCCAGAAGGCGCCACAAAGCCCGCTTGGAGGCCCAGAGGCTTGCGGAACTTGCGGCCAAAGAGAAGATGCCCCAATCTCTTCCTGCTCCGACCTCCAGACCCCCACCGCTACCACCGCCACCAGCCGTCCAGCCATCTCCTCCCGCCATTCCTCCTCCGCCGTCACTCCCGCCTCCTCCATCGTTCCACGCTCTGGACGTGGAGATCCGCAAGCTGCTGGCACTGGCGGGGATTACTCAGGCTGAGCTGCTGAGGCTAAGCCCAGAGTTGGGGGTTTGCGTGGATGGCGTATTGGAGGAGGGAGAGATGTCCGAGACCGTCTCGAAGACAAACGAAGAGCCGCAAGAGGATGTGGGCCAGGAGAGCGATTTCACCTGGAGGGATGAGCTGAGGGAAGGAGACAAGTCTGGGAAAGGTGTGAACGAATTAGACGCAGTCAATAAAGAAGAAACGTCTGTGGGCGAAATTAAAGAAGGGAGCAAGGACGCCTTCAGAACAACGTCCTTCACCGAGATGGCTAGGCGCCGCAAGCGAAATGGAGGTAGCAGTAACTCGAGCTGCAGCTACGGTTCCGGGGATAATGCTAGCGTGGCTTCTGACTCATATTACAGCACTGATATTAGCAATAAACCGCTCGCTAATGCCAGCTTTGGCCATTTTGATTATGCCTCAGTGATACCTGACTCCCCTCCACCTCCGCCCCCTCCTCGGCCTCTACCGCCACGGCCGCAGATATTGTCCAATCCCCCTGAGCTTCCCCCTGTAAAGCCATGCACTCTCCTGGCCAATGCGTCCAGGCCTGATAGATTCGACTGGCTGATAGCCTTTACCCCAGACACAGAGACTCCACCTCCAGATGTTAAAAAGTCTACTGAAGCCGTCCCCCAAAAAGCAAGTTCCGGTCCGAGAGTCACTACATTTAAGGAACTGCGAAACAGAGGCAAACAGGTTTCCCCACCATCCCAAGTCCAACCAGACCCCGAACCAACGGTCGTCACCCCAGACCCAGATTTCCTGTACAACCTCAagtggaggagagagaaggCAGATGGGGATGGATCGCAGTGGGAGTACACCTCCCAAGCACAAGCCACTTTCCTCCAGCCACCGCCTACACCCGCTTCGTTGGCCCTGTTTAGGGAAATGCGCCACTTGAACTTTCAAGGAGACGCCTCCCTGGATCAAAATACTGTGCAGCCGAATCCTCGTTTGGCCAGTAGGCAGGAGTTCAGCGAGCTCACCGATGACCAAAAAGGAGGCCGCAAGGGGGTCGAAGTGGAAAAGGCGGAGGTCAGAGGAATGGCCGATGGCGGACGAACGCTGGAATCAAGAACAAGAG TATCCTCACCTCCTCTGTCTTTAGCCTTTCCCGATCCGTTACCCTCCTCTCCCTACTACCTCCACTCCACCCCTCCTTCCCAGCCGCCCTTGTTTTACCGCTCCGACTTTTACCGGAGCCAGTCCAAAGCCCTTCCTTTCCCACAAGTCTCCAGGATTCCCACCGACTCCATTCGAGACACCTACCCCGACTCGCTGTACCGCTGCCCCGAAAACGTCAGCGACTCGTTCTTCTGCCGCCATAAGAACCCGTTCAGCGCTAACGCTAGCAGCAATTCGGGCGGCATCATAGATTCCCTATACCAGTACTCGCAGTATTCTGACAGGAAAGCTAAGCTCCACAGCTATGGAAAGGACTCCTGCCATGCTAGCAGCTTTACCTCAGCGGATGCTAGCTGCTATGACTCGAACTGCAACGTAGATTCGCTCTACTGCGACAACAAATACAAGGCAAAAACCTTGACGTTCGCCGACTTTCCCCAACCAGATGTTAGCACGTTCTCCGACGGCAACACCACCCCGTACAAAAACATCGACATGATCAATTTAATCAACGCCGGGAAGCTCAGCGGGTTGAGCGAAGCCGGCGCTAAAGCCGGCGCTAAAGCCGGCGCTAAAGAAGGAGCTAAGGAAGGCCCGTCCTGGTTgcacagcagctacaggaaggcCGGCGTCGCAGACAGTAGTGATGGTGACGCGAAAATGTTGGAAAACAAAGCCCAAATGTTTCCCACCCTCTTCCTCTACCACCCCAAGAACTGCCCCATGCACAAGGGCGCCCCCCCACGCTTGTCCCCAATCGGAGCTATCTCGCCCCCCCTCAGAGCTGGCTCTCTCTCCCCGGGTGCCGACGTGTCCCGCCTCTCCTCACCCCTTTTCCCCCGCAGTCACACCCTCCCTGCTCTTGCTGCCCCGCTCTATTACCCCTACCTTTACACCCCCCGCGCTCAGGCTCCTCTACCGGAGCCCAGACTCCACTCTCAGCAGCGTCCATCACCGCCGCTCTCTCTCAGTAAGGCACAGATCAGTGCATCTTTCTCATCCTTGCTCTTCCTTACGCCGCCTCATCCTCTTCACTTTACGTTGACGGTCTGGTTAAAAACTGCAGGACTTTTGCTTCACCCCGAATGCGTCCCTCAGCAAGGTCACGTCTGGTGTCTGGAGGTTGCTTCTGGAGCTAGCTGA